Sequence from the Penicillium oxalicum strain HP7-1 chromosome IV, whole genome shotgun sequence genome:
CTAATTTGCATTTCAATGTTCACACTGGCTAGCAACTCCTTTTCAACTCACATCCTGTTGCTACGAGGGGCCTCGGTCGTTGGAGAACACTGATGACTCCTAGTCTCATCAGTCGAGACGGGCTTGGAACCGTCGGTCCGTTTGAGAGTTGTATTCTTGAATGAAGGACTTCATGAAAATGAAACTTTCCAAAAATTGACAGTCAAAACCTTTTGTGGATCATAGGATTTCTCTTCCGAGGACTTTCACTTCCTACtgccctttttctttttttttctctccctcaaTGACCCACTATACGTCTCGCACAGGTCATTTTGCATGCGCCTCCTtattcccccctcccctccagcCGCTGGCGCCAGATGCTGGCGTTCACGACCAGACGGAATTCCCAATGAGGcgctcgagcttctcgagcGGCACGGGGTCCAGGGATCGCCTCCAATCACAAGTCATAATGTTTGGAACGCCCCACATTAGGACGTGTCAATTTGTCCGGGCAAGACGTAGGCATTGCGTTGTGCctttccactttttttttttctctctcaacAGTGTGACGAACGATGATAAGCAGTATCGTCAAGAGGAAACAACATGGTtagacaaaaaaaaataaggATCACTAATAATAGCCCCAACCAGCTTGTCTTTCCCATGGTCAGTGGCAAATGGCCGTAATTCCCATCGCACTCTTGCGGATCACGGACTTGAAACGACTAAGTCTCTGTACCAAATGGAGGGAAAGGCTGAGTCTCCGAAATAGACCCTTATCCCCACTTCCCTTTTCGTGGTGCAAGCGTGCAGTGCTGAGTGCTGCAGTCTCTGTACCACTCGGGCGGATTGAGGTTTCTAGGGGTGGCGGCAAAGCCGCCAGTTGTACCGACCGCACCAGCCTGCAGTGTGCCCTGCAGCTCCGTACAAATGTACGGTACAGGAACACTGTACGTGGGCTCAATGCCGCGCGATTTGCTGGATGATGAACTCAATGAATTCCGCATCGCAACGGGACTACCGACGTCCATGAATTCTGCGTGACCGCGGTATCTCCACCCTTCTCTGATCTTCAAGGGAATCACAGCAAGGGCTCGATGTGGGCCTTTCATGATGAGAAACAGACGAGTCTGCTGGACCATGAAGCATGGTCTCGGCTTCTATCGCAGCATCCAATTCTTCACCTGTCCGCATGTGCTAGTGTCTCGAATTTTTTCTTCATGAGGGGACTCGGTGCTCCAGATTGATTGACTGCAGCGTCAAGACCCTTAATCCCTTCACCGAGGTAGTGCTTCGCCCCGATGCAAGTGGCATATGGATTTACGCATCCGATGAATCGGTGATGATATTTCGTGACCTCCAGGGACAGATGGACAGATAGGCATCGTCGTACGCTGAGATGGCTGTGCTAGCGCCAATCAACACCGATCGGCCACCGCCTCAGATCAAGCTTGAGATCCACTATGATGCCGGACTCCTGGTAAAAATGCGAGTGCCTTTAGTACCACGACCTAGTGACCCACTGTTCAGTGCTTTTGAATTGACCCGAGAGGCGCAAGGCGCCGACTGTCCTGGGGGTCGCATTTGGAAGGTCTCGATCCGCCGGACACGATTCTTTGGGATAATCGGCCGGCACAAAACGAGTCAACATGCTTGATAGGATGAACATTTAGAACAATCACAAgggacaaaagaaaaataaaaacgGGCTTCGTACTGTACACAATCATTGCAAGGCAGACCGGCAAACCCGTCATCCCAAGTTCTGAAAAGAGCATAACCCCCACTTCGAAAGGGGGCTTGGCGTCTGTTGACTCCTGTTTTGGACACAGACTCGATTTTCGGGCACTTGCACTGTGCCAATGCGGTGACTTGCACCGCATTGTAGTCAGGCACCAAACTCAAAGAGGGCAAAACGAAGTTTTGTTCCGTGGTTCCAAGGTGGAGGCACGATAGCATTGACGGGTAGCGTCCCGCGAATTTCTCCGCGCTTCATGTTCCAATTCGCGCGTATGGTCATGTTGCTTCGGATCATACAGACCGACCACAAGAACAACACACTTGAGATCAATGTACATCATACAAATGGTGTATCATGCAGGGACTGCCGAGGTCTTGGAAAATGCCCTCCGGTCGGCCTGTCAGCATGGAAGGGTGAGCAGCATGAGGTGAAACGACGAGTGTTCTGTACAGAGTCCTCTTGACGTGGGAGCATGTTTCTACAGTACTTTCTGGGAGAGTCGGGGCTTCAAAAATTTCAACCTTGCTTCCAATCGACGAATTAGCCGGGTGTCTGACAGTTCCTGCATTAGCTCGCTTGAGATTTGGGTGCTTTTCCGAAAGAGGTCTAGAGCGATCGCAGGGAGTGGCGGGTGTGCAATCACGCGTCGGAATCAAGCGTTCGACGGTCCCAATCTGGCAGTCTTTCAAGCAACAGGTGGATGACAGCGTGGGCTGCCATGCCGGACAATGTACATAACTATGTACAATCATACATTGTGCATAGGTGCCTTTGTACCAAGTACGACTAAACTATTCACCAGTGCACTCGATACTCCCGGTCAAGTCGCTGGAATTGATTATTCTCTTCCGAGAACTTACGACTACGGTGTTATGCGTATGGTCAATTATCCATAGGACCAAATCTACTCATGTATGCTGTGTAAGACCTACTACCATATGACAGTAGTATGTATGGTTTTATCCGAATATGGCAATCCTGTTTTCAAGCACGGCACAGGACGCGAGACGAGTAACAACTACAAATGGCTGTGCAGACGATCTTCATGACCCCAAGGAGAGAATGACAGATTTTCCAGCCTGGCTCATGCAGTATTCGGATCCGCCATAAGCACTTGTATCGGTACCACAAGAGCACCATTCCCACTCATAGTGAGCCCAACACTGAAGAATTAGCTGAAGGTCGCGACGCCTGGGCATCACTTGAGCCGGATGCCGTCAAACACACCGACGTGTCACTACAGGATTAACTCTGGAGGTGCTATGCAGGAGCAAGGTAACCTTCATCTGATCGCAGATTGTGAAGTGATGCGACCATTCAGCGTCACGCTAGAGGACTTGAAATGCCTATCCGGTACTGAATCCACGTGATGGGCCGTCGGCGATCACCACCCACGGAATGGGCAAAGCCTGGAGaggtttttctccctctccccactGCAAATGTCGTCACAACGGCATCGTGAGACACACTATTGGAATCTGACAGCGACCTTTCTTGGGGGCTCTGAAGAGACGACTCGAATCTGACAGCGTCTCCATTCAGCGCCCTGGGCCCCACGATAGCTTCAAGGTGGCTTGCGTCACGTGAAGTCCGTGGATCCATGCGCCAAGACGAACTAAACATCAATAGTCGACCGATCCCGTCGATCCCTCCGAATCCCTTAAGTTTTTGCATGTCCTTTCGGCTTTATCACCCTGGCCAAGAGGAGCTGGGTTCTCGATCTCTACCCACATCAAAGGCAGAAAATCTACCAAAatccccctttcccctccctaTCCCTGCCCTTCATGCCGGCAATCCACGAAGGCGTAGAGCCGGCTGAGGATGGGACCAGGCCAATGCACCTGGTGACGTGCTTATCCCCCTACAAGTTTCCGCAAGGCGTGATATCCCGGGGGTATGGGTGACTTTGGTCACCACAGCGCTAAATTCCCGAGCAAGAGAGGCTTCATGCATTGTGGATCACCGGGTGGGCGCCTTGGGTTTTGGAAGCCCCTGCCATTGCGATCGCCTCTCCTCATTCAGACTGTTGGAGTCGTCATTGAGGAGTGATGGTCTAGGTTCATTGCTATCTTCGCCCTGTCGTTCAAAAGATGATCGACACAGGGCTCGATCTTGGGGTGCGGAGTACTCCCCGGTGGTCCGGATTCGCGGATCCCGAAATACCTTTGTGATTGACGTACAGTAGCTCTACTGGGGCCCTCATAGGATCATTCCCCGATGGTCTTTGCAGTCACCTAGAAAGAGGCATAAGATGCCATCCACATGCGGAAGTGATAGATCTACGGGTCCCAGAGGGTTGAAAGCATGACTCGAATGtgtaaaaaagaaaaagagatcgACAGACGCTCCGTCCATGCGACTCGAGGGCTCACTGCCCTTCATGTCCAAGTCGTTGAGAACGTTGGCAGCTGCGACGATTGTCGTAAGCACGCCACAGGGATCTAGACCGACAAAGTACGGGTACCTTGGTGGAGTTATTTGGAATTGCTGCCCCGAGGGAACAATCCGATTCTCCAAACGTGTTCAGTTTCCGCTAATGACCGGATCCTTCGACGCGTGCACCGGTAGCTTGGAATTGACAGGGTACTAGCCATCGGTCTCATGTGAATGACCAAATCTGGAAATTCGAAGACGAGAGTAGTATATGTAGGTATCTATCAAGGGGTACACCAGGACGGCATCTGCTATCCGTCACCCTGTCAAAGGCATTAGGAGTTATTTACCAAAGTTGAGTCACTTGAGAGCTAAAATTGCAACATCCAGGCTACTCCGGCGCCGAGCAGGTCAACTGTATACGGAGATTGTACAAAATGGGCGCTGGACTTCCATATCCCGAAACCACGAGGATCTGCTCGGAAGAATGGGATCTACAAGTCGCACGGTCTCAGGTGGCGCTAGCAGGTCAATGCTGTCACAAAGAACGTGGCAAAACCCTCCGAAGAGAGACAGGGTATTTTGGGGGCCGACGATCAATCAATGTCAAAGGGCTTTGTTGGCTTAGCCGTTGGGATACGGAGTGCCCAGGTCTCCATCGAGCTGAGTGTCAGTTGATGTATACGACCGCCCCAAATCCTGCCCGCCACGTTCGACGATTCAGAAACAATCATATGGACCGAGCAAGCGACAAGCACAATCTCAGTTCACCTTGGGCCTCAATTCCCTTGGCAGCCGGGATTTTCCGCAAGTTGGGAAGCGTTCATACAGTAGTCAGGTGAATGTCGATCCCTTTAGGCTCGGTAGTTCTACAGAACTTTACACACTACCCGGGTGACaggacacacacacacacacacacacacacacacacacacacacacacacacacacacacaccacacacacacacacacacacacacacacacacacagcaTGCTCCACCAAGCCCACTCAGCACATGGCAAAAGCGGAGCTTCAAAGTGAAAATCGAAGTTTTGCGGCGTTGAAAACTTCTCAATTCTGCGTTGTATCAAATGGCCATAGTTTACGAGTTtagctttcttttctctcccgtTTGCGGGTGTCGATCATTTCGCTCACTGTTACATTTTGTTTTCCTAACAAATAAATTCGAAGAATGGGAAAGGTAATAATACCTCACTCAACCCCTGCGAGTCCCGATCTCCGACTCAGCTGGTCCACATGTTCGTAAGGCGCGAACACATTCCAAGGAGACGGATTGACGCCTGATGGGGCTAGTACGAAGTAGGGAAGAAATCTCCGCGCGACCATGGTTTACCATGGGGCCGATGGCGTGCATTAGACCCATTTAGCTCAAAGTGCTGTCTTTTATCTTTTGCGATCTTCGCGGgcatttggtttttttttgtcttttcgaGGCCTGCGCTGATCTCTATCCCACAGTACCTAGAGTGAAAACCCGACGATGCCATTGTGCACATGAAGACGATTTGACCGGCGCTCGCCCATCCCAGATTTTCTGCAACAGCGGCTGATTGTTCCTGTTTTGACTGTGGAGCGTACCCAACAGACCATTTGAAGCCACAAGCCACCCAGCGCCGGTTCTGCGAAAGATTGCCATTGAAACCCGGCCTCTTGGAATTTGATACAGTATCCACGGAGATTAGTCCCTTGGAAGCTCCATGATCACAGAACAAAGTATTAATGATCGACGAATACCAGCCACGTTCTGATAGGCTCGTTGCTCCAGTTTTGCGATCGacgaaaaaggaaaaggtctggTGTGGGCTGTTTTGCTCCCAGGTACCTTGTCCGAGAGCTTTTCCCATGTTACCAATCGTCCATCGACGGTGTGACATTGATCCATTGCGTCGATTGTGCTAGATCAGTAGACACCAGGCAGGCTAGTGCTCATATACAAGCCTGAAGGAATGGAGATCTGCTCGTGGAATTGAATGTGCAATTCTTCCTCCCCGATCGACGTGTGTCGATCTTTACAGACTCGAGCCTGCGGCTGTGCAAGATTTCTTTCTGCCTCTCGGCATACAGCAGTGTAGTGTATCGGGTACTCTAATGCAAAGTGTCCCTCCAGAACTAGATCAGGCTCGGTTTGATCTTAGACTGCAGCGCTGTAATCACATGCTCTTTTGAGCAGCCAAGTCTGCAATGGGGGTGGAAAGCTTTCAGAATGGAATTGTTTGATTGATCGTCCGGTTTATCTGGCGGGGCCCAAGTTATTTTCTTGGAAGGCGGAGGTACTGATTGAGGATCTTAATGTGGGTGGCGGCGAAGCTGGACACGGCGttggaaggggagaaaaagataAGCAACGAATTCGccctcctccatcatcatcatcactctCTTCACGATCATCCACCAAAAGCTACCTGACGAGTGGATCCCGAAATCGTCAGGATGCAAGTGCACAGGATCCCTGTCTGTACGCTCACATGACGCAGATGCACATTGGGGAAATCGATCCTTGGCAATGCTGTAGACGgaaatcccccccccaaaaagcaAACTTCTATACCGGAAGTGGCTGACTGAAGTTGAGACTCGGAGACGAAGGATCGTGCACAGAATGCCTTGAAAACACCCCCCTCTCAGCAGAAACCATCGTGTTCGAGCCAATGTGACAGGTCGAGAATACCTTCAACCTCGTCGAATCGGAATTGAGCGCTGCACAAGGTTTTTCCCACCAGATGATGAAATCCCTGGAATCACACCGCAGCCGCAGGGCCAGATGCATCAAGGCAACACATTTGACGCATTGACAAGTATTGCTATTTGTCTCCTTGAGAGAGGTGCGCTCGGACGAGATTTTTTCTCACAACAGGACCCGACAACCGGGAGATACTGCGCATGCACGGTCCTGTACGGATGCAGGTCTGAAGCAAACAGCAAGTGCACATAGGATCTgccgaaaaaaaattaaaataaAAAGATGTAGTGAATCGAATGCAGGCCATTCTCAGTCACTTTGCCTAATGCTTTGGCTGAAAGATTCCGGGTTTCGTCTGTCTGCCTCTATGCACGCGTGCGCTTCGAGAACCATGAGAATGATCTGATCGTGCCTTTCGAGGCCAGACTTTCAAGGTCGCTCATCGACCTCGAAAGCCAGATGACTTGGAAGTTTGTTTCAATCATACCACATGGTGTTTTTtacggaaaaaaaaaagaccagacCGATgaaaccccctcccccataCCCTCATCCCCTCGTTAGAACCTGATGCTCAGTTGCCATTCTGAGTCAAAAGTCCACACTACACCAGGAAGCAGACAATTGAAGACGACTGTGGGTCTTAATCTGTTGCTTCCCTTGATGGTTTCTAtcgattttcttcttttgggaTTTCTTAGCTGGTCAGCCCTCAATAGACCCGATGAAGCCCGGCTAGACGTGACTACTGTAGATTGTCCTTGCATGAACCGCTCACCGTGACTTGACACACCGTGTGAAGGTTAACCCCCTTCCGTTGCCTGGACACGCCCGATTTTCTCAGAACTTTGCACAACACAGAGCTATACCCCTTGGAGTGACGGAAATGTATTGGCTTATTGGCATCAAGATGGAAagattcttctccttggacCGCTAATCTATCTATAGGTTTTCATCAACCACTTTCGGTAATTTTTGGCAGCGGAAGTGAGCTCGCTGGTTTCTGGTAGGTGGTCAGTGCTGCGTAAAGTCATCCTGTAGATTTTGTTCGTACACGCTGGTTGTTCCAGGCTACGCCTGACAAGATCTGTTGTATCATGTCCAATTTCTATCCTGTgtcctcttttctttccgcATAGAATTCCCTCGCGGTATGTGTTAGGCCTCTGCTCTTGTTTATGCGAGTAGCACCCATCAGAACGTGCCTCATCCACCCCAGCCAGATTCCCCCCTAATCTTGCTCTCTCAGAGGGAGAGGAACAGAGCCAGAAATATCCTTTCCACAGATACCAAATCTTGTCTTGATGAAAGTCCAATCTCGAGCTGGGAAACGCATGACGGATGTCCTTGCGCGATCCTTCTGATCGGCAAGCACTGGGGGCTTTTGCATTTCCTCGGGCACTCGCCGGCTCAGTCTGGTGCATGGTCAACTCGCCCTGCAAGGGTCAAACTTGACAGAGTCCGCCACTGTTGCCTGATCACTGCCCTTGTGGCAAATTCATGGCAAAAGCGTGGGGGGGAGGTGTCTGCCTCTGAGTAACGACCGAGACCGAGTACCTCCGAGTTACCAGGGCTAGATGGAGGAATTGTGGCTTTGGATATATTTCGGGTGTGTGAATGATGCTTTCGGCAGGTTGTTTTTGACCGTATACCTAGAATGTCCATGCAGATTGATGAGGGTATGGCAAGCTTTTCAAGCCagtatgtacagtactgaTGGTAGGTGACGTTCAAAACGCACACGGTATGCACAAATAGTAACATGTGTAACATGAATGTGCGGTCCCGTCGACTGTTCTCCGAAGGGATAGAATAGACGTGTCTGTAGGTCTAATAGGCAGAATCTGCCGTTACTTGTCGCCTCAAGCTTCGAATCATTTATCCGCCAAGATGTagtgggagggggggattGTCGTGAGATCTCGGGCACTTGATCCCTGGTGACACCAGGAACAGCTTGACTTTATTGAAATGACATGACTATATGTTTCGCTTGTTCTTcagagaaaaggaaatcgATTTGAAAAAGTGGATGGTCTTGACGTACGGACGAACCCGGCAATTTGTGATCCATTCTAAGCAGAGACATGAAGCCCGTGGCAGGTACTGTTAGGTCTCTACTCTCCACAAGTAACACCCGTGTGCACAGCAGATCAGGTCTTACTAATGGGTTTATCCTCTGAGATATTTCATTCTTCCACTTTCATCCTGATTTGGACACGACCACTTTCCATTCATGGAAAATAGCAAGCTTGAAGAGTGCTTGAATACGTATTCAGGTGATGCCATGTCGCTCATCAGCAAGACATAGGTGTATGACAACTGCCGGCTCGTGTATGCGACGGAAGGCTGGATCAATTGGAACGGCGCACGAGACACTGAGGCCACCCAGCTCTCTCAATTTATGTTAGGACATTGGCCTTCAAAGAGAACCAAAAATCCATATTATGATAGTAAAGTTGCTGTCCTCGACTGCCTCACTGCGCATCATTACGTTCAACTTTGCAGACGCGAAGAGGATCAAGACGTAGTATCGGTAGAAGTAGCAAGCTAGCTCTCAGTGTAATGAAAGCGAAGGCAAGATAATCTCAAGTATCGTTTCACATATTTCTAGCGGATTGCAGGAGAATGTCTCACTTCCGCGGCATCTATCGTATTAGCAGcaattttcctttcttcaaAGCTCTCAAACGCATGGTTCACTGAAGCGCGTTCCGAATCTCCAGCTGGATTTGTCCATCGACAACACCCTTGATAGAGATGCTGCGCAAATCTTCAACGATCCAATCCGCCCCAGCCTCTTTCAGCTTTTCGAGAGAATGTGTTGTGGCCAGAGCAATGACCTTGTATCCAGCCGCCTTGCCCGCCTTGATCCCACTGGGCGCATCCTCGAGAACCACAATGTTTGTTGAGCCCTCCAGGCCGATCCTCTTCGCGCCAAGCTGATAGCATCGTGGATCTGGCTTACCCAGCTCGACATCCTCGGCTACCACGAGGTGCTTGGGGTGAGTCAGACCGAGGACCCCAAGCCATCCGTCGATCAGGGCGCGTGTACCCGAAGTCACAACGCCCCATTTGGCGGAGGAGCTGTCAAGAGCGTCCAATAGAGCGCGGCCGCCAGGGATTTCTACGGCATCAGAGCCATAAATCTGCGGGATTCGGCCTTCGACGTAGTTGACATCTGTTTGGGAAATACAGGTCAGTTTTATCATGGAGGAGAGCTATAAATTGTGTGAGTGGTCACACACAGTCCCAGTTGGCCTTGGTCTTATCATAGATTCCCATCACATCGATACTTCGCCGGCCATGGGAGGTGGCGAGGATGGTCTTGGGGTCAACCCCCAATTCGGCGCCAATTCTTGATTGGGGTCAGATAAAGTCCCCGTGAAGTGAATATTCCTTTGGATATCGTGACTCACTGGTGCCAGTGTTTCACGATTGCTGTTGCGAATAGTCAAAGCATCAGCATTTGTTGTTACCCTTCGGTTGAAGAGCTGAGCCATACCATCTGTCGAGTCAACAATTGTGCCATCAAAGTCTGAGAGAAGGCCATCAAATGTGTGTTCCTCCGCCGGGGCAGAGAAGGTCTCTTTTGTAGTCGACGAcatggtgggggaggggctCCGCGGGGATTGCGTCGGGAATAGAGGGAATGTTGCAGATTGAAGTGGCTAAATTCACAGAAATGATCTCAAGCAGAGAGAGGAGTCAGAGGTGGGTatgaaaaagaaggtaaaGAGCCGGTCTATGTTTAACAGGGAGAGAAAtaaagaaagacaagaaagtGCAACACAATCAAATGAACAGAAAACAAGAGATACTTCGATAGCGGTTGCACTACCCCTTAGCGTAATCGTCCCGCCGGCCGCGGATCGGAGATCGGTGTATCTGTTTCTCCGCTTATCGAAATCTTGGCGCTCAACTTTTTCGACTCGTTTTTGCGGAGATCAAGAGATACTGTGGAAGCGCACTTATTATTGTCTGATCTTGCTAAACACTGGTAAACAGACAAAATGGTGAAACTCGGTAAGTACACTGGTCCTTGACATGGATCAAAATCCAAAAACTCATCATCGTGTGTGTGACAGGCAAAAATTCTAAGCGGGTGCCCACTCGCCTGAGACACAAGATTGAAAAGGCTGCTGTTGCAAAGCAAAGGAAGCAGAAGAAGCTTGCCAAGAAGGTATTGCCCTCCAGAAATATTGCATTTTTGCATTCTATGAAGCACCAACTGAACATCAAGCTAATGCATCTCCTTTTAGAACCCAGAATGGCGgtcaaaaatcaagaaggATCCCGGTATTCCCAATCTGTTCCCGTTCAAGGATAAGATGCTCCATGAtatcgaggagaagaagcgcatGAAGGCCGAAGAGCAGGAGCGTCTTCGTGAGGAGGCTCGCGCTCGCAAGCTTGAGGCCAAGCAGACTCAACCGGGTACGCAGACCGCTGTGGATATTATGGAGGACGATCTCGTGGACGATGACATGGACGCTGAGGGCAGCGACTCAAACCCTATGGCGGCATTGCTCGCATCTGCCCGCGCCCGCGCCCAAGAGTacgacgaggagaatgacagtgaagatgaggagatggacgaggacgatgatgatgagatggacgaggatgacgaggagagcGGCGTCACATTCACGGATGCTCCTACGCTAGGCAGCGCCATGAGTTCGTCCAAGGAGAGCTCACGGCGTCAGTTCGATAAGGTCTTCAAAACGGTCACCGACGCGGCCGATGTGGTCTTGTATGTGCTTGATGCGCGTGACCCTGAGGGTACACGATCCAAGGAGATTGAACGAGAGATCATGGCCGCCGACAACGGCTCAAAGCGCCTGATTCTCATCCTGAACAAGATTGATCTGGTCCCGCCTCCCGTGCTCAAGGCCTGGCTGATTCATCTGCGCCGCTACTTCCCTACTCTCCCGCTCAAGGCCTCCAACGGTGCCCCCAACGCGCACAGTTTCGACCACAAGGAATTGACCGTCAAGGGTACTTCCG
This genomic interval carries:
- a CDS encoding Glycerol-1-phosphate phosphohydrolase 2, coding for MSSTTKETFSAPAEEHTFDGLLSDFDGTIVDSTDAIVKHWHQIGAELGVDPKTILATSHGRRSIDVMGIYDKTKANWDYVNYVEGRIPQIYGSDAVEIPGGRALLDALDSSSAKWGVVTSGTRALIDGWLGVLGLTHPKHLVVAEDVELGKPDPRCYQLGAKRIGLEGSTNIVVLEDAPSGIKAGKAAGYKVIALATTHSLEKLKEAGADWIVEDLRSISIKGVVDGQIQLEIRNALQ
- a CDS encoding Nuclear GTP-binding protein NUG1 is translated as MVKLGKNSKRVPTRLRHKIEKAAVAKQRKQKKLAKKNPEWRSKIKKDPGIPNLFPFKDKMLHDIEEKKRMKAEEQERLREEARARKLEAKQTQPGTQTAVDIMEDDLVDDDMDAEGSDSNPMAALLASARARAQEYDEENDSEDEEMDEDDDDEMDEDDEESGVTFTDAPTLGSAMSSSKESSRRQFDKVFKTVTDAADVVLYVLDARDPEGTRSKEIEREIMAADNGSKRLILILNKIDLVPPPVLKAWLIHLRRYFPTLPLKASNGAPNAHSFDHKELTVKGTSETLFRALKSYAHSKQLKRSISVGVIGYPNVGKSSVINALTARLNKGSSNACPTGAEAGVTTSLRSVKLDNKLKLIDSPGIVFPSAAGKTKKSKDNEQARLVLLNAIPPKQIEDPVAAVNLLIKRLSSSEALINKMLEVYGITTLFPTGDKTTDFLVQVARKRGRLGKRGVPNVESAAMTVINDWRDGRIQGWANAPVLPVAGSAAETAEPTAGPVDNVQVVTEWAKEFKIEGLWGNGEGDDEEMAE